From the Polaribacter huanghezhanensis genome, the window TAACAATCAAACCGGAAGTTGGATTTACGCTCCGTCTCAAGTTATTGTGAGCTTTCCAGGCAATGATGAATTTATTCCAATCGAATTAGAACAAAGCAAAGAAAAAATTGTTGATTTAAAATTAGAGACAAAAATAGTCACTCGATATATCAAATTAAAATTGATAAACTATGGTGTAATTCCTGACGGAAAACAAGGTGCTGGACATAAATCGTGGCTATTTATTGATGAAATTATTGTGGAGTAAAAAAACTGTAAAACTATTTTATATTTATTTTTCATGTCTCCTCGAGCGCAGTCGAGAGGTTATTAATCACAATTAGGTCTCGACTGCGCTCGACCTGACAAGAAGATGATAAAATGTTATTAGAAATCTGCGCAAACTCATACCAATCTGCCATCAACGCAGAAAAAGCCGGAGCAAATAGAATCGAATTGTGTGCAGAGTTGGCTGTTGGCGGAATTACACCTTCGTATGGTTTGCTAAAAAAAGTAATGAACGATTTAATAATTCCTGTTCATGTTTTAATTCGCCCAAGAAGTGGCGATTTCACCTATTCTGATGCTGAGTTTCAAATCCTAAAAGAAGACATTTTAATTTGTAAAGAGTTGGGCGTTTTGGGAATTGTTTCTGGTGTTTTACATATTGATAACACCATTGATATTGAAAGAACAAAAGAACTTGTTAGAATTGCTAAACCAATGAATTTTACCTTTCACAGAGCTTTTGATTGGGTTGTAAATCCGATGGATGAAATCAAGAATTTAGAAAAAATTGGAGTCGATCGAATTTTAACTTCTGGACAAAAAACATCTGCTGAAAAAGGGTTAAATAATTTAATAAAATTTCAAAAAGCAACTTCTAAAATTACAATCATGCCTGGTGGCGGAATCAATCAACAGAACATCAAACTGTTTCAAGAAAACGGATTTAAAGAAGTGCATTTATCAGCAACTTCTCAAACTAAAACTATTGAAAACC encodes:
- a CDS encoding copper homeostasis protein CutC gives rise to the protein MLLEICANSYQSAINAEKAGANRIELCAELAVGGITPSYGLLKKVMNDLIIPVHVLIRPRSGDFTYSDAEFQILKEDILICKELGVLGIVSGVLHIDNTIDIERTKELVRIAKPMNFTFHRAFDWVVNPMDEIKNLEKIGVDRILTSGQKTSAEKGLNNLIKFQKATSKITIMPGGGINQQNIKLFQENGFKEVHLSATSQTKTIENPAISMNSSTHFDETQIATSDIEHIKTCLDIISNES